One genomic window of Notamacropus eugenii isolate mMacEug1 chromosome 6, mMacEug1.pri_v2, whole genome shotgun sequence includes the following:
- the GNPDA2 gene encoding glucosamine-6-phosphate deaminase 2 isoform X2: MRLVILDNYDLASEWAAKYICNRIIQFKPRQDRYFTLGLPTGSTPLGCYKKLIEYHKNGDLSFKYVKTFNMDEYVGLPRNHPESYHSYMWNNFFKHIDIDPNNAHILDGNASDLQAECDAFEKKIEEAGGIDLFVGGIGPDGHIAFNEPGSSLVSRTRIKTLAMDTILANAKYFDGDLSKVPTMALTVGVGTVMDAREVMILITGAHKAFALYKAIEEGVNHMWTVSAFQQHPRTIFVCDEDATLELRVKTVKYFKGLMHVHNKLVDPLYSMKEEN, encoded by the exons ATGAGACTTGTAATTCTTGATAATTATGACTTGGCTAGTGAATGGGCAGCCAAATACATCTGTAATCGAATTATCCAGTTCAAACCAAGACAGGACAGATATTTTACCCTGGGCTTGCCAACAG gaagtaCACCTTTGGGATGTTATAAAAAATTAATAGAGTATCACAAGAATGGAGATCTTTCCTTCAAATATGTAAAGACCTTTAACATGGATGAATATGTAG gacttccaagaaatcatcctGAGAGCTACCATTCATATATGTGGAATAACTTCTTTAAGCATATTGACATAGATCCTAACAATGCTCACATCCTTGATGGAAATGCTTCAGATCTACAGGCAGAATGTGatgcatttgaaaagaaaatagaagaagcTGGAGGAATTGATCTTTTTGTTGGAG GCATTGGTCCAGATGGTCACATCGCTTTCAATGAACCAGGATCCAGTTTAGTATCAAGGACAAGAATAAAGACTCTAGCAATGGATACCATTTTGGCAAATGCTAAATATTTTGATGGAGATTTATCGAAAGTGCCAACTATGGCTCTGACAGTTGGTGTGGGGACAGTGATGGATGCTAGAGAA GTAATGATTCTCATAACAGGTGCACATAAAGCCTTTGCACTGTACAAGGCAATAGAAGAAGGAGTCAATCATATGTGGACTGTTTCAGCTTTCCAGCAGCATCCTCGAACTATTTTTGTATGTGATGAAGATGCTACCTTAGAATTAAGAGTTAAAACTGTGAAATACTTTAAAG
- the GNPDA2 gene encoding glucosamine-6-phosphate deaminase 2 isoform X3, producing MRLVILDNYDLASEWAAKYICNRIIQFKPRQDRYFTLGLPTGSTPLGCYKKLIEYHKNGDLSFKYVKTFNMDEYVGLPRNHPESYHSYMWNNFFKHIDIDPNNAHILDGNASDLQAECDAFEKKIEEAGGIDLFVGGIGPDGHIAFNEPGSSLVSRTRIKTLAMDTILANAKYFDGDLSKVPTMALTVGVGTVMDAREVMILITGAHKAFALYKAIEEGVNHMWTVSAFQQHPRTIFVCDEDATLELRVKTVKYFKANNC from the exons ATGAGACTTGTAATTCTTGATAATTATGACTTGGCTAGTGAATGGGCAGCCAAATACATCTGTAATCGAATTATCCAGTTCAAACCAAGACAGGACAGATATTTTACCCTGGGCTTGCCAACAG gaagtaCACCTTTGGGATGTTATAAAAAATTAATAGAGTATCACAAGAATGGAGATCTTTCCTTCAAATATGTAAAGACCTTTAACATGGATGAATATGTAG gacttccaagaaatcatcctGAGAGCTACCATTCATATATGTGGAATAACTTCTTTAAGCATATTGACATAGATCCTAACAATGCTCACATCCTTGATGGAAATGCTTCAGATCTACAGGCAGAATGTGatgcatttgaaaagaaaatagaagaagcTGGAGGAATTGATCTTTTTGTTGGAG GCATTGGTCCAGATGGTCACATCGCTTTCAATGAACCAGGATCCAGTTTAGTATCAAGGACAAGAATAAAGACTCTAGCAATGGATACCATTTTGGCAAATGCTAAATATTTTGATGGAGATTTATCGAAAGTGCCAACTATGGCTCTGACAGTTGGTGTGGGGACAGTGATGGATGCTAGAGAA GTAATGATTCTCATAACAGGTGCACATAAAGCCTTTGCACTGTACAAGGCAATAGAAGAAGGAGTCAATCATATGTGGACTGTTTCAGCTTTCCAGCAGCATCCTCGAACTATTTTTGTATGTGATGAAGATGCTACCTTAGAATTAAGAGTTAAAACTGTGAAATACTTTAAAG cTAATAATTGTTGA